In Leuconostocaceae bacterium ESL0723, the following proteins share a genomic window:
- a CDS encoding alpha/beta hydrolase: MMQFKTSDQVNISFDDTGGEGPVVVLLTGYSGIKEEWVNQLEALTDRGFRVIRLDWRSHGQSERTARNLRISRLAADLHELLQGQSVERFSMVAHSMGAAVAWAYLSLFGQEPVRSFVIVDESPKLLNDQDWTNGIYNLDWDNFWQVGPEVVQHRMTVSPVDRHLKRYLAGFKQENPFDSALVRPLLLDHLLQDWRGTWQDLTMPQLMIAGEQSPLWRPGYAQFCVQDLKSPISLEMVKDSGHLPQLEQPEVFNSVVIDFLKSH, encoded by the coding sequence ATGATGCAATTTAAAACAAGTGACCAAGTGAACATTTCCTTTGATGATACCGGCGGGGAGGGACCAGTTGTGGTCTTGCTGACTGGTTATTCGGGTATCAAGGAGGAATGGGTGAACCAGCTTGAAGCCTTGACTGATCGAGGATTCCGGGTAATCCGTTTGGACTGGCGCAGCCATGGGCAGTCGGAGCGGACCGCCAGGAATCTCCGAATTAGCCGCTTGGCAGCGGACTTACATGAATTACTGCAAGGGCAATCGGTAGAGCGCTTTTCGATGGTGGCCCACTCGATGGGTGCTGCCGTTGCCTGGGCCTACCTATCCCTCTTTGGTCAAGAACCAGTCCGCAGTTTTGTGATTGTAGACGAGTCACCCAAATTGTTGAATGACCAGGACTGGACCAACGGTATTTATAACCTGGACTGGGATAACTTTTGGCAGGTTGGCCCCGAAGTCGTCCAGCATCGGATGACCGTTAGTCCGGTTGACCGCCATCTGAAGCGTTATTTAGCAGGGTTCAAGCAGGAAAATCCCTTTGATTCAGCTTTGGTAAGGCCATTATTGCTCGACCACCTGTTACAAGATTGGCGGGGAACTTGGCAGGATTTAACCATGCCGCAATTAATGATTGCCGGTGAACAGTCGCCGTTATGGCGACCAGGTTATGCCCAGTTCTGTGTACAGGATTTGAAATCACCGATTTCTCTGGAGATGGTCAAGGACAGTGGCCATTTGCCACAATTGGAGCAGCCAGAAGTTTTTAATTCAGTGGTGATTGATTTCTTGAAGAGTCACTAG